A stretch of the Vitis riparia cultivar Riparia Gloire de Montpellier isolate 1030 chromosome 13, EGFV_Vit.rip_1.0, whole genome shotgun sequence genome encodes the following:
- the LOC117927505 gene encoding uncharacterized protein LOC117927505 — MESPPMEVETGKKKKVRGLTTLPHLTKNSNPLRRVVKYNEKGQPVGPMSTQLFSYMGVLARTMVPLSYEHWRKVPNALKEKLWSFLEVKFVIESKSKKKLMGSVGMKWRTFKSYLTRTYIIPFKDQPELLKHPPPKYSFIDQEDWDLFVQSRLTEQFQNFSNSQIERRSKHKLVHRLSRKGYVGLADEMKKNGHISSIEEVDRSLLWKMARQNNKGEYVNEAVKEKAEKIDELKKQVEEGSLVGEGNFDILTMALGTEEHPGRVRGLGHFVTESTDLNVSKPINSKEQLRIMKSQLQEEKDRREKAEEELNEERRKREELEVELRSTQSKLERTIEKLETMDSTVQWLRSQFESFIQPSQDKSNGSN, encoded by the exons ATGGAGTCACCGCCAATGGAAGTTGAAACAG GTAAGAAGAAGAAAGTCAGAGGTTTAACAACCCTACCTCATCTCACTAAAAATAGTAATCCACTTCGGAGGGTtgtaaaatataatgaaaaaggtCAACCAGTAGGGCCTATGTCAACACAACTTTTTAGCTACATGGGTGTTTTGGCACGCACCATGGTTCCTCTGAGTTATGAACATTGGCGAAAGGTGCCAAATGCTTTGAAGGAAAAGTTATGGAGCTTTTTGGAG GTGAAATTTGTGATTGAGAGTAAGAGCAAAAAGAAACTTATGGGTTCGGTTGGCATGAAATGGAGGACATTCAAGAGCTACCTTACAAGGACTTATATAATTCCATTCAAAGACCAGCCTGAGCTATTAAAGCACCCCCCTCCAAAATATAGCTTTATTGATCAAGAAGATTGGGATTTATTCGTCCAGTCAAGATTGACTGAAcaatttcaa AATTTTAGCAACTCTCAAATTGAGAGACGGTCTAAGCATAAACTTGTTCACCGATTAAGCAGAAAGGGTTATGTTGGTCTTGCTGACGAAATG AAAAAGAATGGGCATATTTCTTCCATTGAGGAAGTAGATAGGAGTTTGTTATGGAAGATGGCTAGACAAAATAACAAAGGAGAGTATGTAAATGAGGCTGTTAAGGAAAAGGCAGAAAAAATT GACGAGTTGAAGAAGCAAGTTGAAGAGGGTTCTTTGGTTGGTGAAGGAAATTTTGATATTCTCACCATGGCACTAGGGACTGAAGAGCATCCAGGTCGGGTTAGGGGACTCGGACATTTTGTCACTGAATCGACTGATCTCAATGTCTCTAAACCAATCAATTCAAAAGAACAATTGAGAATTATGAAATCACAGCtgcaagaagaaaaagatagaagAGAAAAGGCTGAGGAGGAATtaaatgaagaaagaagaaaaagagaagaattggAGGTGGAGCTGAGGAGTACACAGAGTAAACTAGAAAGGACGATTGAAAAACTTGAAACTATGGATTCAACAGTGCAATGGTTGCGATCACAATTTGAATCGTTTATTCAGCCG AGCCAGGACAAGTCCAATGGTTCAAATTGA
- the LOC117927442 gene encoding protein IQ-DOMAIN 14 isoform X2, translated as MAKRRSWFHIVKRFFIPETHPKTEKEKRRRWLFGRLKIKRLASIEAPPSPVKERVLSEAEEEQSKHALTVAIATAAAAEAAVAAARAAAEVVRLTTTPQATEECDKKTEETPPVEIPIIATPQPDLHHESEDQVLAAIKIQTAFRGYLARKALRALKGLVRLQAIVRGRAVRRQAITTLKCLQSIVNIQSQVCARRCQKAEECVNCDDSKQLQDLKDKMDSNSQRRWDDSLLSKEEGNALFLSKKEAVMKRERIKEYTFGQRERKSVHKPAESEQNKLNGRWRYWLEKWVDTQVAKREELSSLDTVWSSNARSREEFPGKQHTPRNSQRQYHIEGLGSPVLVPRRSFHHRKERSIGDENSFSSPPIPTYMAATESAKAKVRSVSSPKLRPGSLDTFSDSNSPHKNRLSLISSISSEATNCSRISKPGMPQQRSPSLRGPGPIKSSRSTKELSFDSECSLMNWDRRL; from the exons ATGGCGAAGAGGAGGAGCTGGTTCCATATAGTGAAGAGGTTCTTTATTCCAGAGACACACCCAAAAACCGAAAAG GAAAAGAGAAGGAGATGGCTGTTTGGGAGGCTGAAAATCAAAAGATTGGCCTCTATAGAAGCTCCACCATCACCAGTAAAGGAAAGAGTCCTGAGTGAAGCAGAGGAAGAACAGAGCAAGCATGCCTTAACAGTGGCCATTGCcactgctgctgctgctgaaGCTGCTGTTGCAGCTGCCCGCGCTGCTGCTGAGGTTGTTAGGCTCACTACCACCCCACAAGCCACAGAGGAATGTGACAAGAAAACCGAAGAAACCCCGCCTGTTGAAATCCCAATCATTGCCACTCCTCAGCCTGATCTCCATCATGAGAGCGAAGACCAAGTTCTAGCTGCCATTAAAATTCAAACAGCCTTTCGAGGTTATCTT GCAAGGAAAGCTTTGAGAGCATTGAAGGGGCTAGTGAGGCTGCAGGCAATTGTACGAGGCAGAGCGGTTAGACGGCAAGCCATTACTACTCTGAAGTGCTTGCAGTCCATTGTGAATATCCAGTCACAAGTCTGTGCAAGGAGATGTCAGAAGGCAGAAGAATGTGTGAATTGTGATGACAGCAAACAGCTGCAGGATCTGAAAGACAAG ATGGACTCAAACAGCCAGAGAAGGTGGGATGATAGCCTTTTGTCAAAGGAAGAGGGAAATGCCTTGTTCTTGAGCAAGAAAGAGGCTGTGATGAAGAGAGAGCGGATAAAGGAATACACATTTGGCCAAAGG GAGAGGAAAAGTGTCCATAAACCAGCAGAATCGGAGCAGAACAAGCTGAATGGAAGATGGAGGTACTGGTTGGAGAAATGGGTGGACACCCAAGTGGCCAAAAGGGAAGAACTCTCAAGTCTGGACACAGTTTGGTCTTCAAATGCAAGAAGCAGAGAGGAATTTCCAGGAAAACAACATACACCCAGAAACAGTCAGAGACAGTACCACATTGAAGGACTGGGTTCACCAGTATTAGTCCCAAGGAGATCATTTCATCACAGAAAAGAGCGGTCCATCGGAGACGAAAACTCATTCTCAAGCCCTCCTATCCCAACCTACATGGCTGCCACTGAATCTGCCAAAGCCAAGGTAAGATCAGTGAGCTCACCAAAGCTAAGGCCAGGGAGCTTAGACACTTTCTCTGATAGCAATTCACCACACAAGAATAGGCTCTCCCTCATATCTTCCATCAGCAGTGAAGCAACAAATTGTAGTAGGATCAGTAAACCAGGCATGCCTCAGCAGAGGTCTCCAAGCTTAAGAGGTCCTGGCCCTATAAAATCAAGCAGATCCACTAAGGAACTCAGCTTTGATTCTGAATGCTCATTGATGAACTGGGATCGACGCCTCTAG
- the LOC117927442 gene encoding protein IQ-DOMAIN 14 isoform X1, with translation MAKRRSWFHIVKRFFIPETHPKTEKEKRRRWLFGRLKIKRLASIEAPPSPVKERVLSEAEEEQSKHALTVAIATAAAAEAAVAAARAAAEVVRLTTTPQATEECDKKTEETPPVEIPIIATPQPDLHHESEDQVLAAIKIQTAFRGYLARKALRALKGLVRLQAIVRGRAVRRQAITTLKCLQSIVNIQSQVCARRCQKAEECVNCDDSKQLQDLKDKVIKMDSNSQRRWDDSLLSKEEGNALFLSKKEAVMKRERIKEYTFGQRERKSVHKPAESEQNKLNGRWRYWLEKWVDTQVAKREELSSLDTVWSSNARSREEFPGKQHTPRNSQRQYHIEGLGSPVLVPRRSFHHRKERSIGDENSFSSPPIPTYMAATESAKAKVRSVSSPKLRPGSLDTFSDSNSPHKNRLSLISSISSEATNCSRISKPGMPQQRSPSLRGPGPIKSSRSTKELSFDSECSLMNWDRRL, from the exons ATGGCGAAGAGGAGGAGCTGGTTCCATATAGTGAAGAGGTTCTTTATTCCAGAGACACACCCAAAAACCGAAAAG GAAAAGAGAAGGAGATGGCTGTTTGGGAGGCTGAAAATCAAAAGATTGGCCTCTATAGAAGCTCCACCATCACCAGTAAAGGAAAGAGTCCTGAGTGAAGCAGAGGAAGAACAGAGCAAGCATGCCTTAACAGTGGCCATTGCcactgctgctgctgctgaaGCTGCTGTTGCAGCTGCCCGCGCTGCTGCTGAGGTTGTTAGGCTCACTACCACCCCACAAGCCACAGAGGAATGTGACAAGAAAACCGAAGAAACCCCGCCTGTTGAAATCCCAATCATTGCCACTCCTCAGCCTGATCTCCATCATGAGAGCGAAGACCAAGTTCTAGCTGCCATTAAAATTCAAACAGCCTTTCGAGGTTATCTT GCAAGGAAAGCTTTGAGAGCATTGAAGGGGCTAGTGAGGCTGCAGGCAATTGTACGAGGCAGAGCGGTTAGACGGCAAGCCATTACTACTCTGAAGTGCTTGCAGTCCATTGTGAATATCCAGTCACAAGTCTGTGCAAGGAGATGTCAGAAGGCAGAAGAATGTGTGAATTGTGATGACAGCAAACAGCTGCAGGATCTGAAAGACAAGGTAATTAAG ATGGACTCAAACAGCCAGAGAAGGTGGGATGATAGCCTTTTGTCAAAGGAAGAGGGAAATGCCTTGTTCTTGAGCAAGAAAGAGGCTGTGATGAAGAGAGAGCGGATAAAGGAATACACATTTGGCCAAAGG GAGAGGAAAAGTGTCCATAAACCAGCAGAATCGGAGCAGAACAAGCTGAATGGAAGATGGAGGTACTGGTTGGAGAAATGGGTGGACACCCAAGTGGCCAAAAGGGAAGAACTCTCAAGTCTGGACACAGTTTGGTCTTCAAATGCAAGAAGCAGAGAGGAATTTCCAGGAAAACAACATACACCCAGAAACAGTCAGAGACAGTACCACATTGAAGGACTGGGTTCACCAGTATTAGTCCCAAGGAGATCATTTCATCACAGAAAAGAGCGGTCCATCGGAGACGAAAACTCATTCTCAAGCCCTCCTATCCCAACCTACATGGCTGCCACTGAATCTGCCAAAGCCAAGGTAAGATCAGTGAGCTCACCAAAGCTAAGGCCAGGGAGCTTAGACACTTTCTCTGATAGCAATTCACCACACAAGAATAGGCTCTCCCTCATATCTTCCATCAGCAGTGAAGCAACAAATTGTAGTAGGATCAGTAAACCAGGCATGCCTCAGCAGAGGTCTCCAAGCTTAAGAGGTCCTGGCCCTATAAAATCAAGCAGATCCACTAAGGAACTCAGCTTTGATTCTGAATGCTCATTGATGAACTGGGATCGACGCCTCTAG